The following proteins are co-located in the Telopea speciosissima isolate NSW1024214 ecotype Mountain lineage chromosome 9, Tspe_v1, whole genome shotgun sequence genome:
- the LOC122639300 gene encoding probable folate-biopterin transporter 4, with product MIVWLKQLQAAYGFTFLWLISLVYFIQGFRSFVWTAVSYQLKDNLNLSPSASQLVFSVSFFPWSIKPLYGIVSDCIPIRGRKRIPYLVISTILSLFPWLILGLKASLRSYSGPLMIILTVQNLGSAMTDVVVDAMIAEAVRCDRAAFAGDLQSMSWLAMAVGGICGSLLGGFALTNLQIETIFLLFSILPAMQLLSCGLVEEDSLGVKGLLELSNSRSSHREDRNGSISDSDDSSVKNSKASTTRRKKSHKNSKKRKFISTGSETLQKDGSLAEQWFQSLKSAIYSLCRAFGQPIILRPMTWFFLAHVTVPNLSSVMFYYQTEFLNLDASFLGTSRIVGWLGLMVGTFIFNRFMRNMKLRRILMLAHVGLAILSLLDIALVSRVNVSFGISDKIMVLCGSALADAVNQFKFMPFLILSGQLCPPGIEGTLFALFMSINNLGSTLGSFVGAGLASVLNISSGSFDNLLLGIFVQVICIFIPIGFLFLIPKEAIGITA from the exons ATGATAGTATGGCTGAAACAGTTGCAGGCCGCGTACGGGTTTACGTTCCTATGGCTTATCTCTTTGGTTTACTTCATTCAG GGTTTCAGATCATTTGTATGGACTGCAGTTTCTTATCAACTGAAAGACAACCTTAATTTGTCACCTTCAGCCTCTCAGCTTGTGTTTTCTGTATCATTTTTCCCATGGAGTATAAAGCCCCTTTATGG AATAGTGTCGGATTGTATTCCTATAAGAGGGAGGAAAAGGATTCCATACTTAGTCATCTCAACCATACTCTCTCTGTTCCCATGGCTAATTCTAGGGCTAAAAGCATCTCTGAGGAGTTACAGTGGACCTCTTATGATTATTTTAACTGTGCAAAACTTAGGTTCAGCAATGACAGATGTTGTGGTTGATGCAATGATTGCTGAAGCAGTACGGTGTGATCG GGCAGCATTTGCTGGAGACCTTCAGTCAATGTCTTGGTTGGCAATGGCTGTTGGAGGAATCTGCGGgagtttgttaggtggattcgCACTTACCAACTTACAGATAGAGACGATTTTTCTACTTTTCTCTATACTCCCAGCCATGCAATTATTATCATGTGGTTTGGTTGAAGAAGATTCTTTAGGTGTCAAAGGTCTTCTGGAGCTTAGTAACTCAAGAAGCTCTCATAGAGAGGATAGAAATGGTAGCATCTCAGATTCTGACGATTCATCAGTCAAAAATTCCAAGGCAAGTACtacaaggagaaaaaagagCCATAAAAACAGCAAAAAACGAAAATTCATCTCAACTGGATCTGAAACTCTGCAAAAGGATGGTTCCTTGGCTGAACAGTGGTTCCAGTCTCTAAAATCAGCAATTTATAGTTTGTGTCGGGCATTTGGGCAACCCATCATCCTCAG ACCAATGACTTGGTTTTTCTTAGCACATGTCACTGTTCCAAACCTGTCGTCGGTCATGTTCTATTAccagaccgaattcttaaactTGGATGCATCCTTTCTGGGTACTTCACGCATTGTTGGGTGGTTAGGCCTTATGGTTGGAACCTTCATTTTCAATCGCTTCATGAGGAACATGAAGTTAAGAAGAATTCTCAT GTTGGCCCATGTTGGTCTTGCTATTTTGAGTCTCCTCGATATCGCTCTAGTGTCTCGAGTGAATGTTTCATTTGGCATCTCAGATAAAATTATGGTTCTATGTGGGTCTGCTCTTGCCGATGCAGTCAATCAATTTAA GTTTATGCCATTCCTGATACTCTCTGGACAGCTTTGTCCACCAGGTATTGAGGGGACCCTATTTGCGCTCTTCATGTCCATAAATAACCTTGGATCCACATTGGGATCATTTGTAGGTGCTGGTTTGGCCTCTGTGCTGAACATCTCATCGGGTTCCTTCGACAACCTTCTGTTAGGAATATTTGTTCAAGTGATCTGCATATTCATCCCAATTGGATTCTTATTCTTGATACCAAAAGAAGCCATAGGGATAACAGCTTAG
- the LOC122640877 gene encoding tobamovirus multiplication protein 1-like, whose product MTRMFLNMAPTKLRALSSNWWDEINESTRWQDGIFFSLCATYALVSAVALIQLIRIELRVPEYGWTTQKVFHLMNFIVNGVRALVFGFHKQVFVLSPKVITSVLLDLPGLLFFSTYTLLVLFWAEIYHQARSLPTDKLRVIYVVVNVGIYIIQVCIWIYMWINDNSVVETIGKIFIAVVSFTAALGFLFYGGRLFFMLRRFPIESKGRRKKLHEVGSVTAICFICFLIRCCVVALSAFDSDASLYVLDHPVLNFIYYMLVEILPSALVLYILRKLPPKRVSAQYHPIR is encoded by the exons ATGACGAGAATGTTTCTAAATATGGCCCCTACGAAGCTTCGTGCCTTGTCTTCTAATTGGTGGGATGAGATCAACGAGTCTACTCGCTGGCAGGATGgaatcttcttctctctctgcgCTACTTATGCCCTCGTCTCCGCCGTTGCTCTG ATTCAATTAATTAGGATTGAACTGCGAGTGCCGGAGTATGGTTGGACTACACAGAAGGTTTTTCATCTTATGAACTTCATTGTAAACGGAG TGCGTGCACTTGTTTTTGGATTTCACAAGCAAGTGTTTGTTTTATCCCCAAAG GTCATCACTTCTGTGTTGTTGGATCTTCCCGGTCTTTTGTTCTTCTCAACATACACCCTACTTGTCCTATTTTGGGCAGAGATTTATCATCAG GCCAGAAGTCTTCCAACAGATAAGCTCAGGGTCATATACGTTGTAGTTAATGTTGGAATATACATTATACAG gtTTGTATTTGGATATACATGTGGATCAATGACAACAGCGTTGTGGAAACTATTGGCAAGATATTTATTGCAG TTGTATCATTTACTGCAGCACTCGGTTTCCTTTTTTATGGAGGAAG GCTATTTTTCATGCTGAGGCGCTTCCCTATTGAATCTAAAGGGCGAAGAAAAAAGCTTCATGAG GTTGGATCAGTTACAGCAATATGTTTCATCTGCTTTCTCATCAGATGCTGTGTG GTAGCATTATCCGCTTTTGACTCAGATGCATCTCTTTACGTGTTGGATCATCCGGTCTTGAACTTCATCTATTACATG CTGGTTGAGATCCTGCCATCAGCACTTGTTCTCTATATCCTGCGGAAGCTACCCCCCAAAAGGGTATCAGCACAGTACCACCCAATCCGTTAA